GCGCTGGTGGTCAGGTGGCTGCCTGCCCCCGGCCGCCTCTCCACCCAGCCCCGGATCCCCTCCCAGGCTTTCCTTGGCGTGGCCCCCGGGACTGTCCTgactccagcccctctcccagcccgGGACCCTCAAGCCAGGGAGAGTGGCCCCCTTTCCAGATGTTAGGGCCCCGCGGCGTTTCTGAACATCTGGGTGGAACGCGGAGGCCCCCGGTGGATGCCGGAGGGTGTCCACGTTGCGGCGGGGGCTCAGCCCGAAGTGTGGGCGCTCAGAGCTGCAGCGGGAGCCCTGCATCTGGTGTTGACCACCTTCCTCTCCCCCGCACCGGCTTTGGCCAGTCACTAGACCCTGGACTTTGACCTGTCTCTCTCCACCAGGCCCGGGCAGCTGATGGTTTTGGCGAAGTACCTTAAGGTAGCTGGGTCCACACCCTCTTCCCCACCTACCTCTTGTCCTccccccacaccaccaccaccctggctCCCCTCCCTCATGACCGCCTGGATCCTCCTTCCTGTCAGCCTGTCAGCATTCTCCATCACTGGCCTATGGACTGTGTGAGTAaagagggggatggggggaggcaaCTAGGGGACAAAATGGACCCCGGCTGAGGAGGGACAGGACCCAACAGGAGCCTGATGGCACACACAAAGTCCCTTGTCCTGTTGCAGGCTCCAGGGTGGTACCCAGGGCCACTCTGGCTGTCTGCAAAGCCTGGCCTGGTGCCTGGGCACACAGCCCCTTGGGACAAGCTGGCACCACTGCTGTCCAGCAGGGTGGCCCTGACAGACACACTTCTAGCCAGGGCAACTTCCAGAGGTCCTCTAGTTTGGGACTAGGCTGTGGGTTCTAGAGTAGCATGAAGCCCCAGGGCCACCCCAGGTTGAGTGTCCGGAAAGGACAATAAGGCTGAATGGGGGCAGAATCAAAGGAAAAGAGTCAGTGGGAGAAGGCTGGGTGCATCATGGGGCAGGGTGACAGTTGTGCTCCCGCAGGTATGCCATGGCCGTGATGAACCACCACGTGTGCCCCGTGGAGAACTGGTATGGCGCACTCTGCAGACAGCCTCACTCTAAAGCTCCCTTCATCTCTGTTCCCTCTGGGGCCGGGGCTGCCTCGAGCCAGATGGAGACACTGGGTCTCACTGCTCTTCTCTGACATTGGCAgcgcctgcccctccccaggcatGGCTTCGTGCCCACCTACCTGCTTCCCACCGTCATTCGCCCCTTTGGCTTCTGTCTCAGGGGGGCCCTGGGAAGTGGGCTCTTCTGCCCCTGCCAAGGGAGGTCTGGGAGGGTGGTCTCCGAGAGGCCTGAGGCTACAGGCCGAGGGCCTGGGGGAACCCCTTTCCCCCAGGCTActctctgtcctgcctgccagGTCCTACAACGAATCCTGCTCTCCTGACCCCACTGAGCAAGGGGGCCCCAAGACCTGCTGCACCCTGGATGATGTCCCCCTCATCAGGTAAGGCCTAGAAACCGCGCAGGTCACAGAGACCCAAGGCCCTGCTAGACTCCCAACTAAGCCCCCCCAGCAAAGGCCTGTCCTTGGGTCTCAGGAATAATAATTCCATTAAGAGCACTTAATTACAATATTACTTACCAATTACTATGTACCGGACCCTGTGCTGAATGCTTTACATGCGTAGCGGCATTTAATTCTCCTAGCACTAAGGCAGCTGTTTTCACCATTTTATAGGCAAGGAAAGTGAGACAGAGCTATGTCATCCATCCAGGTCCctcagctagtaagtggaggCACCTGGATTTAAGTTCAAGCTCTCCGTTTGCCCAGCCCAAGTTCTGGCTTAAGGGAAGCCAGACGCCCTGCAGGCCTTGACGGTCTCAGGGAGTCCAAGAGCCTCGGGGTCTGCCGAGCAGTCCTGGGCACTGCCTACCCCAGCACGCACACCAGCTCTGCCCTGGGGGGAGGCGCGGCCAGCCTAGGGCCAAATGTTTGTGAGGGGCCCTGGCCCTTCTCATCAGTCGGGCTTGCCTGCTTGAGGAACAGGCACAGATAAGGCAAGGGAGAGCAGGCGGGCCAGAACGGGGCCTTGCGGTGCTCCTGCCCCCCTCACTCTGTCCTCGCCCCCTCCTCTCAGCAAGTGCGGCACATACCCCCCAGAGAGCTGCCTCTTCAGCCTCATTGGCAACGTGGGTGCTTTCATGGGTGAGTTGTGCCCTCGGCCCGACCACCAACCCGCTCAGTCCCGCCCGCCCTCACACCTGCTCCCCAAAGAGGCCCAGGAAGCCCTGGCCTCGCGCCGCCTACCCCGCCACGAGCTAAGGCCAGCGGGGCcacttctcttccatttcttgaAGGCCCAAGGCTAACTTGCACACGGCCACGCTGGTAGGGCACACCACCCGCCTGTCCGTTCCCTTCCTGCCCTCAGAGTATCTGGGGAAAGCTGGTGGGCTCGCTGGACTGGGCCAGGGCCAGAGCTGGCCCCACCTGTGCTCTTCTCCCCCAGTGGCCCTGATCTGCCTCCTGCGCTACGGGCAGCTCCTGGAGCAGAGCCGTCATTCCTGGGTCAACACCACGACGCTCATCACAGGCTGCACCAACGCTGCAGGCCTGGTGGTGGTGGGCAACTTCCAGGTGCGCCCGCCCGCCCACCTCTTGCACTTCCCGAAGGGGGCCAGGCTTTCGGCAGGGGCCCTCAGTTTCCCGAGGGTTGACCCAAGCTGCGGGTCTGCCCctcagggttgggggtgggaagaaCAGGGCCCGGGAGGGGAAAAGCccgggagggagggacggagcgGGGTGGAGGGGGCTGCTTCACAGGTCGGCCCCTCTCTCCGGGCCCAGGTGGATCACGCTAAGTCTCTGCACTACGTCGGAACCGGCGTGGCCTTCACTGCCGGGCTGCTCTTTGTCTGCCTGCACTGTGCCCTCTCCTACCACGGGGCCGCTGCCCCCCACGACCTGGCTGTGGCCTACCTGCGGATCGTGCTGGCAGCCATCGCCTTTGTCTCTCTGATCCTCAGTATCCTTCCAGGACAGGGCGGCCAGGAGCTCTTCCTGTAGCCCAGGCCCTCTCCCACCCAAGATGGGGATCCGCCCCCACCCAGGGTGGTCTTCTGCCCCCCTCTCCCGGGAGGTGAGGCCTGGTCCTCGGCCCCAGCCTAGCCGCATATCCGGGAAGGCAGAAAGGGTGTCGCCAGGCTGCCGCCCATCCCACTGAACATTTCCTTAGCCCCATGCCAGGCGGGGTCTTCTTCATCCACGAGAGCTCTCAGCTGCAGCACGGGGCAGCCCTATGCGAGTGGGTGTTTGTCATCGACATCCTCATCTTCTACGGCACCTTCAGCTATGAGTTCGGGGCAGTCTCCTCGGAGACACTGGTGGCCACACTGCAGCCCGCCCCCGGCCGGGCCTGCAAGTCGTCCGGAAGCAGCAGCACCTCCACACACCTCAACTGTGCCCCTGAGAGCGTCGCCATGATCTGAGGTCTGGGGAGGGTGGCTGGCCCGGCCTCCGCAGCTCCCCACCCCGTTATCTCCTTCGCATTTATTTTGTACCAAAAAACGATTTTGAGAAAGTATTCTGTTGGGACAGAGGCTTCCTCGCTCCTGGAGGAGTGGCCATCCCACACCCACCTGTGCCATACAGGAGCGGGCCCTGGCAGCTGCCCAAGCTGTGCACAGCCTGCTCCCCACACCGCagtgttatttttatgttttaaaggtCACGTATCCTCATTCACCCAGCCAGCCCTTCAGGTGCCTTCTACTCCCCCAGTGCCACTGGGGTTTCCTGCTGCAGGAATTGGGGGCTGGGAACAGCAAGAGGGACAGCAgtctgggggcgggggtgagCACTCCTTAGTCTGTGGGAAGGCCCACTCTGGGCCCACTGAGCTGCACTGGGATTCTtcactctgtccctttctttAGGGCAAATAACACAGCAGAACCACGTGGGtattttagtacttttttttatatatatatctattaaaagAATTCTAATTTG
The sequence above is drawn from the Tursiops truncatus isolate mTurTru1 chromosome 14, mTurTru1.mat.Y, whole genome shotgun sequence genome and encodes:
- the TMEM150A gene encoding transmembrane protein 150A isoform X2, with protein sequence MVLAKYLKVAGSTPSSPPTSCPPPTPPPPWLPSLMTAWILLPVSLSAFSITGLWTVYAMAVMNHHVCPVENWSYNESCSPDPTEQGGPKTCCTLDDVPLISKCGTYPPESCLFSLIGNVGAFMVALICLLRYGQLLEQSRHSWVNTTTLITGCTNAAGLVVVGNFQVDHAKSLHYVGTGVAFTAGLLFVCLHCALSYHGAAAPHDLAVAYLRIVLAAIAFVSLILSGVFFIHESSQLQHGAALCEWVFVIDILIFYGTFSYEFGAVSSETLVATLQPAPGRACKSSGSSSTSTHLNCAPESVAMI
- the TMEM150A gene encoding transmembrane protein 150A isoform X3, with the protein product MAHSADSLTLKLPSSLFPLGPGLPRARWRHWVSLLFSDIGSACPSPGPTTNPALLTPLSKGAPRPAAPWMMSPSSVALICLLRYGQLLEQSRHSWVNTTTLITGCTNAAGLVVVGNFQVDHAKSLHYVGTGVAFTAGLLFVCLHCALSYHGAAAPHDLAVAYLRIVLAAIAFVSLILSGVFFIHESSQLQHGAALCEWVFVIDILIFYGTFSYEFGAVSSETLVATLQPAPGRACKSSGSSSTSTHLNCAPESVAMI
- the TMEM150A gene encoding transmembrane protein 150A isoform X1, whose protein sequence is MAHSADSLTLKLPSSLFPLGPGLPRARWRHWVSLLFSDIGSACPSPGMASCPPTCFPPSFAPLASVSGGPWEVGSSAPAKGGLGGWSPRGLRLQAEGLGEPLSPRLLSVLPARSYNESCSPDPTEQGGPKTCCTLDDVPLISKCGTYPPESCLFSLIGNVGAFMVALICLLRYGQLLEQSRHSWVNTTTLITGCTNAAGLVVVGNFQVDHAKSLHYVGTGVAFTAGLLFVCLHCALSYHGAAAPHDLAVAYLRIVLAAIAFVSLILSGVFFIHESSQLQHGAALCEWVFVIDILIFYGTFSYEFGAVSSETLVATLQPAPGRACKSSGSSSTSTHLNCAPESVAMI